A section of the Brevundimonas sp. AJA228-03 genome encodes:
- a CDS encoding aldehyde dehydrogenase family protein, whose amino-acid sequence MTETLNLSHLIDGERAEVARPGESHNPSNTNEVVARTPDGGQAEVDAAVAAARAAFPAWSEASPEVRSDVLDRAGTLVMKRREQLGRLLSREEGKTLAEGIGETVRAGRILKYFAGEALRRHGQNLDSVRPGVEIQTYRQAVGVYGLITPWNFPIAIPAWKAAPALAFGNTVVMKPAGPTPATASALADILVEAGVPAGVFNLVIGRGGVGQAIVDHPDVDGLSFTGSQSVGAGVALGAVKRQARVQLEMGGKNPLIVLDDADLVRAVAIALDGSFFATGQRCTASSRLIITDAIHDRFVALLAERVAALRVGDALDPDTQMGPAVSEAQMETSYRYIDIARAAGGRIVTGGERLSLANPGWYVQPTLIADTDPAMRINTEEVFGPVASTIRVKDYEEALSVANGTEFGLSAGIVTTSLKHARDFQRRARAGMTMVNLATAGVDYHVPFGGSKGSSYGAREQGFAAVEFFTQTKTSYSWS is encoded by the coding sequence ATGACCGAGACCCTGAACCTCAGCCACCTGATTGACGGCGAGCGTGCGGAGGTGGCCCGGCCGGGCGAGAGCCACAATCCATCGAACACCAATGAGGTCGTCGCCCGCACCCCCGATGGCGGTCAGGCCGAGGTCGACGCCGCCGTCGCCGCCGCCAGGGCCGCCTTCCCGGCCTGGTCAGAGGCCTCGCCCGAGGTTCGCTCCGATGTGCTGGACCGTGCGGGGACGCTGGTCATGAAGCGACGCGAGCAGCTGGGTCGCCTGCTGTCTCGCGAGGAAGGCAAGACCCTGGCCGAAGGCATCGGCGAGACTGTCCGCGCCGGTCGTATCCTGAAGTATTTCGCCGGCGAGGCCCTGCGCCGTCACGGCCAGAACCTGGACAGCGTCCGCCCCGGCGTGGAGATCCAGACCTATCGTCAGGCGGTCGGCGTCTATGGCCTGATCACGCCCTGGAACTTTCCCATCGCCATCCCGGCCTGGAAGGCCGCGCCCGCCTTGGCGTTCGGCAATACGGTGGTGATGAAGCCGGCGGGACCGACGCCCGCGACGGCCTCCGCCCTGGCCGACATCCTCGTCGAGGCGGGCGTCCCGGCGGGTGTGTTCAACCTCGTGATCGGTCGGGGCGGCGTGGGCCAGGCCATCGTCGATCATCCGGACGTGGACGGCCTGTCCTTCACCGGATCCCAGAGCGTGGGTGCCGGCGTGGCCCTGGGGGCCGTCAAGCGTCAGGCGCGGGTGCAGTTGGAGATGGGCGGCAAGAATCCGCTGATCGTGCTGGACGATGCCGATCTGGTACGCGCGGTCGCCATCGCGCTGGACGGGTCGTTCTTCGCCACGGGTCAGCGTTGCACAGCCTCCAGCCGCCTGATCATCACCGACGCCATCCACGACCGGTTCGTCGCCCTGCTGGCCGAGAGGGTCGCGGCCTTGCGGGTCGGCGACGCGCTGGACCCCGACACCCAGATGGGCCCGGCCGTGTCCGAAGCGCAAATGGAGACCAGCTACCGATACATCGACATTGCCCGCGCGGCGGGCGGCCGCATCGTCACCGGCGGCGAGCGGCTGAGCCTCGCCAACCCCGGCTGGTACGTCCAGCCGACCCTGATCGCCGACACCGATCCGGCCATGCGCATCAACACCGAGGAAGTCTTCGGCCCCGTCGCCTCAACCATTCGGGTCAAGGATTACGAGGAGGCCCTGTCCGTCGCCAACGGCACCGAATTCGGTCTGTCGGCCGGCATCGTCACCACCAGCCTGAAGCACGCCCGCGACTTCCAGCGCCGTGCCCGCGCCGGCATGACCATGGTCAATCTGGCGACGGCGGGCGTCGACTATCACGTGCCGTTCGGGGGCTCGAAAGGCTCCAGCTACGGTGCCCGCGAACAGGGCTTCGCCGCCGTCGAATTCTTCACCCAGACCAAGACCAGCTACTCCTGGAGCTGA
- a CDS encoding FadR/GntR family transcriptional regulator → MTAAPPLTSLSTSARGPGKTVSSHDQIVRSLGQDILAGRIAPGDKLPGEADLLNRFGVSRTALREALKTLSAKGFLVVKTRVGTKVTDPLRWNLFDSEVLAWQVANGMDARFRRHLAEVRRALEPAAAALAARHRGVEDLAGMRAAVEAMRREQQSEHGFAQADLNLHLRIAAASGNPLMRSLASVIETALLEAFTLSPPTRSPVLHRETVDLHERIVDHIESGNASAAAAAMLAVIDAGYRRVEAEKDAG, encoded by the coding sequence ATGACGGCCGCCCCTCCTCTCACCAGCCTGTCGACCAGCGCGCGTGGTCCGGGCAAGACGGTGTCGAGCCACGATCAGATCGTTCGCTCGCTGGGCCAGGACATCCTGGCCGGCCGCATCGCGCCGGGAGACAAGTTGCCCGGCGAGGCCGATCTGTTGAACCGGTTCGGAGTGTCGAGAACCGCGCTGCGGGAAGCGCTCAAGACGCTTTCGGCCAAAGGGTTTCTGGTCGTGAAGACCCGGGTCGGGACCAAGGTCACCGATCCCCTGCGGTGGAACCTGTTCGACAGCGAAGTTCTGGCCTGGCAGGTGGCGAACGGCATGGACGCCCGGTTCCGTCGGCATCTGGCGGAGGTCCGGCGCGCGCTGGAACCGGCCGCGGCGGCCCTGGCGGCCCGGCATCGCGGCGTGGAGGACCTGGCCGGAATGCGGGCGGCTGTCGAGGCCATGCGACGCGAGCAGCAGTCGGAACACGGGTTCGCCCAGGCGGATCTGAACCTGCATCTGCGGATCGCTGCGGCGTCCGGAAATCCGCTGATGCGGTCCCTGGCCAGCGTGATCGAGACAGCCCTGCTGGAGGCCTTCACCCTCAGCCCGCCGACCAGAAGCCCCGTCCTGCATCGTGAGACCGTCGATCTTCACGAACGGATCGTGGACCATATCGAGTCCGGGAATGCGTCGGCCGCCGCTGCCGCCATGCTCGCCGTCATCGACGCAGGCTACAGGCGCGTCGAGGCAGAGAAGGACGCCGGCTGA
- a CDS encoding sugar porter family MFS transporter, translating to MAGPTGGSGPDIAGTDQVNMAFIALIVAVATIGGFMFGYDSGVINGTQDGLESAFNLSALGTGFNVGAILLGCAFGAFAAGRLADLIGRKTVMLIAAALFIVSAVWAGAADSSAHFIIARFIGGLGVGAASVLTPAYISEVTPASMRGRLSSVQQIMIITGLTGAFVANYALAATAGGSTAAFWLGFPAWRWMFWLQVVPAAIYLAALLLIPESPRFLVVKNRDAQAEAVLSKLFGPTAGVRKVAEIRASLAADHKPSFRDLLDPATRKVRPIVWAGLILAVFQQLVGINIVFYYGATLWQSVGFSENDALLINIGSGTLSILACLAAVAVIDRIGRKPLLLIGSAGMFVTLAIVAWCFSQAQTIDGAVHLPGQVGLIALIAANAYVVFFNLSWGPVMWVMLGEMFPNQMRGSALAVAGFAQWIANFAISVSFPAMAAGLGLPATYGFYAASALVSYFLVQVWVKETRGRELEDMTG from the coding sequence ATGGCAGGACCGACAGGCGGATCAGGACCCGATATCGCGGGGACCGATCAGGTCAATATGGCGTTTATCGCCCTGATCGTCGCGGTGGCGACCATCGGTGGCTTCATGTTCGGCTACGATTCCGGCGTCATCAACGGCACCCAGGACGGGCTGGAGAGCGCCTTCAACCTGTCGGCGCTGGGGACCGGTTTCAACGTCGGGGCCATCCTGCTGGGCTGCGCGTTCGGGGCCTTCGCGGCGGGGCGTCTGGCCGACCTGATCGGGCGCAAGACGGTCATGCTGATTGCCGCGGCCCTGTTCATCGTCAGCGCGGTCTGGGCCGGTGCCGCCGACAGTTCCGCCCACTTCATCATCGCCCGCTTCATCGGCGGTCTGGGAGTCGGGGCGGCCAGCGTCCTGACCCCGGCCTATATCTCGGAGGTCACCCCGGCCTCGATGCGAGGTCGGCTGTCCAGCGTGCAGCAGATCATGATCATCACCGGTCTGACGGGTGCCTTCGTCGCCAACTATGCCCTGGCGGCGACTGCGGGAGGATCGACGGCGGCGTTCTGGCTGGGCTTCCCTGCCTGGCGCTGGATGTTCTGGCTGCAGGTCGTGCCCGCCGCCATCTATCTGGCCGCCCTGCTGTTGATCCCCGAAAGCCCGCGTTTCCTCGTGGTCAAGAATCGCGACGCCCAGGCCGAGGCGGTCCTGTCCAAACTGTTCGGCCCGACGGCCGGAGTCCGCAAGGTCGCCGAGATCCGCGCCTCGCTGGCCGCCGACCACAAGCCCAGCTTCCGCGACCTGCTGGACCCCGCCACCCGCAAGGTCCGCCCCATCGTCTGGGCCGGACTGATCCTGGCGGTGTTCCAGCAACTGGTCGGCATCAACATCGTCTTCTACTACGGCGCGACCCTGTGGCAGTCGGTGGGCTTTTCGGAGAACGACGCCCTGCTGATCAACATCGGCTCGGGCACCCTGTCGATCCTGGCGTGTCTGGCGGCCGTCGCCGTCATCGACAGGATCGGCCGAAAGCCCCTGCTGCTGATCGGTTCGGCCGGGATGTTCGTGACCCTGGCCATCGTCGCATGGTGCTTCTCGCAGGCCCAGACGATCGACGGCGCGGTGCACCTGCCGGGCCAGGTCGGGCTGATCGCCCTGATCGCGGCAAATGCCTATGTCGTCTTCTTCAACCTCAGCTGGGGTCCGGTGATGTGGGTCATGCTGGGCGAGATGTTCCCCAACCAGATGCGCGGCTCGGCGCTGGCGGTGGCCGGGTTCGCCCAGTGGATCGCCAACTTCGCCATTTCGGTCAGCTTCCCGGCCATGGCGGCGGGACTGGGCCTGCCCGCGACCTACGGCTTCTATGCCGCCAGCGCCCTGGTGTCCTACTTCCTCGTTCAGGTCTGGGTTAAGGAGACCCGGGGTCGCGAGCTGGAAGACATGACCGGCTGA
- a CDS encoding aldose 1-epimerase yields the protein MITLERDDWALSVRPEIGAAITRLTWRGQDILRPAPEGAGGPLETGSFPLVPYANRIDRGAFAFAHRDVTLPPTPGFEPHALHGVGWLKPWSVLGRGTEFVDLALSAGASPDWPWVWTASHSFRLDADGLEMTLSITNADREPMPAGLGLHPYFVVGPGTVLTAPAPRVWANGTDGIPEKLIPAAGVMDWSGGATVTAAPFVDNAYADWSGQARLRHADHAVHVTASVNARWLQIYAPHDAGFVCIEPVTHRPNAHNAPAGEDTGLKVLTSGQTLSMSMRIDAASIGDRS from the coding sequence GTGATCACGCTGGAGCGGGACGACTGGGCGCTGTCGGTCCGGCCCGAGATAGGGGCTGCGATCACGCGACTGACCTGGCGCGGCCAGGACATCCTTCGGCCCGCGCCGGAGGGTGCAGGAGGGCCGCTCGAGACCGGAAGCTTTCCATTGGTTCCCTATGCCAACCGGATCGATCGCGGCGCGTTCGCTTTCGCGCATCGCGACGTCACCCTGCCGCCAACGCCCGGCTTCGAGCCCCATGCCCTGCACGGTGTCGGCTGGTTGAAGCCGTGGAGCGTGCTGGGAAGGGGCACCGAATTCGTCGACCTGGCCCTTTCGGCAGGGGCGAGCCCGGACTGGCCCTGGGTCTGGACCGCCTCCCACAGCTTTCGCCTCGATGCGGACGGACTGGAGATGACCCTCTCGATCACCAATGCGGATCGGGAGCCGATGCCCGCGGGTCTGGGCCTGCATCCCTATTTCGTCGTTGGACCCGGAACCGTGCTGACCGCACCCGCCCCACGCGTCTGGGCGAACGGCACCGACGGGATTCCCGAAAAACTGATCCCGGCCGCCGGTGTCATGGACTGGTCCGGGGGCGCGACCGTGACGGCGGCTCCGTTCGTGGACAACGCCTATGCCGACTGGTCCGGGCAGGCCAGACTGCGCCACGCCGACCATGCGGTTCACGTGACGGCCTCCGTCAATGCCCGCTGGCTGCAGATCTACGCCCCGCATGACGCCGGTTTCGTCTGCATCGAGCCGGTCACTCATCGCCCGAACGCCCACAATGCCCCCGCCGGGGAGGACACCGGCCTCAAGGTCCTGACGTCGGGCCAGACCCTGTCCATGTCGATGCGGATCGACGCCGCCTCCATCGGAGACCGCTCATGA
- a CDS encoding SDR family NAD(P)-dependent oxidoreductase: protein MSGALYPSLKGRLVVVTGGGSGIGAALTEGFARQGARVVFLDVAESESQALAVALADCSPPPLFRVCNLQELTVLRTTLAGIIAEHGPIDVLVNNAANDDRHTLAEVTPAYWDDRIGVNLRHLYFAAQAVAPGMRERGRGVILNLGSISWHLGLPDLSIYETAKAGIEGMTRALARELGVDGVRVACIVPGNVKTPRQMKWYTPEGEAEIVAAQCLKGRIEPSDVAALAMFLASDDARFITGHEYFVDAGWR, encoded by the coding sequence GTGAGCGGAGCCCTCTATCCGTCGCTGAAAGGCCGCCTCGTGGTCGTAACCGGCGGCGGCAGCGGCATCGGGGCGGCGTTGACGGAAGGGTTCGCGCGGCAAGGCGCGCGGGTGGTGTTTCTCGACGTCGCCGAGTCCGAGTCCCAGGCCCTCGCCGTCGCCCTGGCGGACTGTAGTCCGCCGCCGCTGTTCCGGGTCTGCAATCTGCAGGAGCTGACGGTCCTCCGCACCACCCTCGCCGGGATCATCGCCGAACACGGCCCCATCGATGTGCTGGTCAACAACGCGGCCAACGACGACCGGCACACCCTGGCGGAGGTCACCCCTGCCTATTGGGATGACCGCATCGGGGTGAATCTGCGCCACCTGTATTTCGCCGCCCAGGCCGTCGCGCCGGGCATGCGCGAACGGGGTCGAGGCGTCATTCTGAACCTGGGGTCGATCAGCTGGCATCTGGGTTTGCCCGACCTGTCCATCTACGAGACCGCCAAGGCCGGGATCGAGGGCATGACACGAGCCCTCGCGCGCGAACTGGGCGTCGATGGCGTGCGGGTCGCCTGCATCGTCCCCGGCAATGTGAAAACACCCCGCCAGATGAAATGGTACACACCCGAGGGCGAGGCCGAAATCGTCGCCGCCCAATGCCTGAAGGGCCGGATCGAACCGTCGGACGTCGCGGCGCTCGCGATGTTCCTGGCCTCGGACGACGCCCGTTTCATCACGGGACACGAGTATTTCGTCGACGCCGGCTGGCGCTGA
- a CDS encoding ImuA family protein, whose translation MRNIEDKERRLVALRAGLARLDRSRPGRARAGLSSGDQGLLDRLDPRAVHDLYAGTPADAVALNAFGLGLAVRAAGGRPIVWAIHRLVETETGTPHGPGLHEMGVRPKDVLLVRASDIQTLLAVGEEALRSPAVGAVLLSAWGEARAMTLTASRRLSLAAQAGTATLFLARAGAVPAPSAALTRWSVGAAPSTPLEAGAPGRPSFSATLLRHRGGVEPRTWIMEWDRERRAFLERSPVSGAVVPLAAERTPATWGTGESRVA comes from the coding sequence ATGAGGAACATAGAAGACAAGGAACGACGACTGGTCGCCCTCAGGGCGGGGCTGGCCAGGCTTGACCGGTCGCGGCCCGGCCGTGCCCGCGCGGGTCTTTCATCGGGCGATCAGGGCCTGCTGGACAGGCTGGATCCTCGCGCCGTTCACGACCTTTATGCCGGTACACCCGCCGATGCCGTGGCGCTGAACGCCTTCGGGCTGGGGCTGGCCGTCAGGGCGGCGGGCGGGCGACCGATCGTCTGGGCCATCCACCGTCTGGTGGAGACCGAGACCGGCACACCGCATGGACCGGGCCTGCATGAAATGGGGGTTCGGCCAAAGGATGTGCTTCTGGTCCGCGCCAGCGACATCCAGACCCTGCTGGCCGTGGGCGAGGAGGCCTTGCGCAGCCCGGCGGTCGGCGCGGTGCTGCTGAGCGCCTGGGGCGAGGCCAGGGCCATGACCCTGACCGCCAGCCGGCGTCTGTCGCTGGCCGCGCAGGCGGGAACCGCGACCCTGTTCCTGGCGCGGGCCGGCGCGGTCCCGGCCCCCAGCGCGGCCCTGACCCGGTGGTCCGTGGGCGCGGCCCCCTCCACCCCCCTCGAAGCCGGAGCGCCGGGCCGACCGTCTTTTTCCGCGACCCTGCTGCGTCACCGCGGTGGGGTCGAACCCCGCACGTGGATCATGGAGTGGGACCGTGAACGCCGGGCCTTCCTCGAACGGTCGCCGGTATCTGGCGCTGTGGTTCCCCTGGCTGCCGAGCGAACGCCTGCAACGTGGGGAACAGGCGAAAGCCGCGTCGCCTGA
- a CDS encoding SMP-30/gluconolactonase/LRE family protein yields MSEPELVWDLGAELGEGPVWDAPRRAVWFVDIKGRKLHRYGVDDDAKASWETPEQTGFALPAEDGSLVCGVRGGLHRFDPESGQFDLIVRVEEDRPQNRLNDGFVAPDGSLWFGSMDDTEATVSGALYRFHNGKVERHDDGYRVTNGPAMSPDGRTLYHHDTTTRRIFAFDHKDGVLTNKRLFAETTDGFSDGPSVDAEGVLHVGLFNGWGVARFSPSGERIGTIRFPVQTVTKAAFGGDDLRDLYCTTAWLNNADKRTEQPGLGGLFRVRVDTPGLPQHRVRL; encoded by the coding sequence ATGTCGGAGCCGGAACTGGTGTGGGACCTGGGGGCGGAACTGGGCGAAGGCCCGGTCTGGGATGCTCCACGCCGCGCCGTCTGGTTCGTCGACATCAAGGGTCGCAAACTCCATCGTTACGGCGTCGATGACGATGCAAAAGCATCCTGGGAAACGCCCGAGCAGACGGGTTTCGCCCTGCCTGCCGAGGACGGCTCGCTGGTCTGCGGCGTGCGGGGCGGCCTGCACCGGTTCGATCCGGAGAGCGGTCAATTCGATCTCATCGTCCGGGTCGAGGAGGACCGTCCCCAAAACCGTCTGAACGACGGCTTCGTGGCCCCGGACGGATCGCTGTGGTTCGGGTCGATGGACGACACCGAGGCGACGGTCTCGGGCGCCCTCTATCGCTTTCACAACGGCAAGGTCGAGCGCCACGACGACGGGTATCGCGTCACCAACGGTCCGGCGATGAGCCCCGACGGGCGCACCCTCTATCACCACGACACGACGACACGACGCATCTTCGCCTTCGACCATAAGGACGGGGTGCTGACCAACAAGCGACTGTTCGCCGAGACCACGGACGGGTTCTCGGACGGGCCCAGCGTCGATGCCGAGGGCGTGCTGCACGTCGGCCTGTTCAATGGCTGGGGCGTCGCGCGTTTTTCGCCGAGCGGCGAGCGAATCGGGACCATCCGGTTTCCGGTCCAGACGGTGACCAAGGCCGCCTTCGGGGGCGACGACCTGCGCGACCTGTATTGCACCACCGCCTGGCTGAACAACGCCGACAAGCGGACAGAGCAGCCGGGTCTGGGTGGTCTGTTCCGCGTCCGGGTCGATACCCCGGGCCTGCCCCAGCATCGGGTGCGGCTGTGA
- the pelA gene encoding pectate lyase yields the protein MIARRWMPAVIALTATLASPVLAQTADWNDQITRRDPDWYATAEARAIADSVVAHQSPEGGWPKNTSLAVPPDVTPVDERSKNTFDNDGTTLPMAFLARVIAAGERPADRAAFDRGLDYTLAAQSPSGGWPQFYPLRPGYYTHITYNDDAMVRIMVLLREIADGSGPYGFVDADRRARAGAAVARGIQTILATQVRQNGVLTVWCAQHDETTLEPAWARAFEPPSLSGSESVGITRFLMSIPDPSPTVIAAVEGAVGWFRASAIHGMRLQTVTAPDDEPDLQVVADPQAPPLWARFYDLETNRPIFLGRDSVVHYELSQIERERRMGYRYYGDRPAGLLRDDYPAWRRRVGLS from the coding sequence ATGATCGCCCGCCGCTGGATGCCGGCCGTCATCGCCCTGACCGCTACCCTGGCCTCACCCGTCCTGGCCCAGACGGCCGATTGGAACGACCAGATCACCCGACGGGACCCCGACTGGTATGCGACGGCCGAGGCGCGAGCCATCGCCGACAGCGTCGTCGCTCACCAGTCACCGGAAGGCGGCTGGCCCAAGAACACCTCGCTGGCCGTGCCGCCCGACGTCACGCCCGTGGACGAACGTTCGAAGAATACGTTCGACAACGACGGCACCACCCTGCCGATGGCCTTTCTGGCGCGGGTGATTGCGGCCGGAGAGCGCCCGGCCGATCGCGCGGCATTCGACCGGGGTCTGGATTACACCCTAGCGGCCCAGTCTCCGAGCGGCGGCTGGCCCCAGTTCTATCCGCTGCGGCCGGGCTACTACACGCACATCACCTACAATGACGACGCCATGGTGAGGATCATGGTCCTGCTGCGTGAGATCGCGGACGGATCCGGTCCCTATGGGTTCGTCGATGCCGACCGTCGCGCGCGGGCGGGCGCGGCCGTAGCCAGGGGCATCCAGACGATCCTGGCCACCCAGGTCCGCCAGAACGGCGTCCTGACCGTCTGGTGCGCCCAACATGACGAAACCACGCTTGAACCCGCCTGGGCCCGCGCGTTTGAACCGCCGTCCCTGTCGGGCAGCGAGAGCGTCGGCATCACGCGCTTCCTGATGTCGATCCCCGACCCCTCGCCCACCGTCATCGCTGCGGTGGAGGGGGCCGTCGGCTGGTTCAGGGCCAGCGCCATCCACGGTATGCGCCTGCAAACCGTCACCGCCCCCGACGACGAACCGGACCTGCAGGTGGTCGCCGATCCACAGGCTCCGCCGCTCTGGGCGCGGTTCTACGATCTGGAGACGAACCGTCCGATCTTCCTCGGCCGCGACAGCGTTGTGCATTACGAACTCTCGCAGATCGAGCGCGAGCGCCGCATGGGCTACCGCTACTACGGCGACCGGCCGGCCGGCCTGCTGCGAGACGACTATCCGGCGTGGCGACGCCGTGTCGGCCTGTCCTGA
- a CDS encoding IlvD/Edd family dehydratase, translating into MISPPRRPLRSRAWFDNPDNPDMTALYLERYLNYGLTLDELRSGKPIIGIAQTGSDLAPCNRHHIELAKRVREGIREAGGIAMEFPVHPIQETGKRPTAGLDRNLAYMGLVELLYGYPLDGVVLTIGCDKTTPACLMAAATVDIPAIALSVGPMLNGWLKGERIGSGTIIWKAREMMAAGELDYEGFIDLVATSAPSVGYCNTMGTASTMNSLAEALGMSLPGSAAIPAPYRERPQVAYLTGKRIVEMVHEDLKPSDILTADAFHNAIVVNSAIGGSTNAPVHITALARHSGIDLPIRDWQTHGHAVPLLVNLQPAGKYLGEDFHQAGGVPAVIAQLMSKGLIREEAMTVNGRTIGDNCRGADILLPDVIRTMDDPLVEDAGFLVLTGNLFDSAIMKTSVIAAEFRERYLSNPADPNAFEGPAVVFDGPEDYHHRIDDPATGITERSVLFMRGAGPIGYPGAAEVVNMRPPAHLIREGIHALACIGDGRQSGTSGSPSILNASPEAAAGGNLALLRTGDPVRVDLNTCRVDVLIPDTELAERRMALEAAGGFQVPPSQTPWQEMQRATVGQLSTGAVLEPALKYHRIIDRFGNPRDNH; encoded by the coding sequence ATGATCTCTCCACCCCGACGACCGCTTCGCTCCCGCGCCTGGTTCGACAATCCCGACAACCCCGACATGACCGCGCTCTATCTCGAGCGTTATCTGAACTACGGCCTGACGCTGGACGAACTGCGCTCGGGCAAGCCGATCATCGGCATCGCCCAGACCGGGTCGGACCTCGCGCCCTGCAACCGCCATCACATCGAGCTCGCCAAACGGGTTCGCGAAGGCATCCGTGAAGCAGGCGGTATCGCCATGGAGTTTCCGGTCCATCCGATCCAGGAAACCGGCAAGCGGCCGACGGCAGGCCTGGACCGCAACCTCGCCTACATGGGTCTGGTCGAGCTGCTGTACGGCTATCCGCTGGATGGCGTGGTCCTGACCATCGGCTGCGACAAGACCACGCCCGCCTGCCTGATGGCCGCCGCGACCGTCGACATTCCCGCCATCGCCCTGTCGGTCGGACCGATGCTGAACGGCTGGCTGAAAGGCGAGCGGATCGGTTCGGGCACCATCATCTGGAAGGCCCGCGAGATGATGGCGGCCGGGGAGCTGGACTATGAAGGTTTCATCGACCTGGTCGCCACTTCGGCCCCCTCGGTCGGTTACTGCAACACCATGGGCACGGCCTCGACCATGAACAGCCTGGCCGAAGCCCTGGGCATGTCCCTGCCCGGCTCGGCCGCCATCCCGGCCCCCTATCGCGAGCGGCCCCAGGTCGCCTATCTGACCGGCAAGCGCATCGTCGAGATGGTGCACGAGGACCTGAAGCCCTCCGACATCCTGACCGCCGACGCCTTCCACAACGCCATCGTGGTCAACTCGGCCATCGGCGGATCGACCAATGCGCCGGTCCATATCACCGCCCTGGCACGGCATTCCGGCATCGATCTGCCGATCAGGGACTGGCAGACCCACGGCCACGCGGTGCCCCTGCTGGTCAATCTGCAACCCGCCGGCAAATACCTGGGTGAGGACTTCCATCAGGCCGGGGGCGTGCCCGCCGTCATCGCCCAGCTGATGAGCAAAGGCCTGATCCGCGAGGAGGCCATGACCGTCAACGGCCGGACGATCGGTGACAACTGCAGGGGTGCCGATATCCTGCTGCCCGACGTCATCCGCACGATGGACGACCCGCTGGTCGAGGACGCCGGCTTCCTGGTCCTGACCGGCAACCTGTTCGACAGCGCCATCATGAAGACCAGCGTCATCGCCGCCGAGTTCCGCGAGCGCTACCTGTCCAACCCCGCCGACCCGAACGCCTTTGAGGGCCCCGCCGTCGTCTTCGATGGACCCGAGGATTACCACCACCGCATCGACGATCCGGCGACCGGCATCACAGAGCGCAGCGTCCTGTTCATGCGCGGGGCCGGGCCGATCGGCTATCCGGGGGCGGCCGAGGTGGTGAACATGCGCCCGCCCGCGCACCTGATCCGGGAAGGCATCCACGCCCTGGCCTGTATCGGCGACGGACGGCAGTCCGGCACGTCAGGCTCGCCGTCGATCCTCAACGCATCTCCGGAGGCGGCGGCGGGTGGGAATCTGGCGCTCCTGCGGACCGGCGATCCCGTTCGGGTCGATCTGAACACCTGCCGTGTCGATGTCCTGATCCCTGACACAGAACTGGCGGAGCGACGCATGGCGCTCGAGGCGGCGGGCGGCTTCCAGGTGCCCCCCTCCCAGACTCCCTGGCAGGAAATGCAGCGCGCCACGGTCGGGCAGTTGAGCACCGGAGCCGTGCTGGAGCCCGCACTCAAATACCACCGCATCATCGACCGCTTCGGCAATCCCCGCGACAACCACTGA